The Cytobacillus firmus genome segment GTCCAAAGTCCATTGTATGACCTCCTTTCGTGGAAATTTAATTTTATATGAAAGTCTTTAATTTATTGAATCACCGCTTATTATGATAAACTATTTTAAAGTAATTTTGGAGGTGGAAAGCATGGAAATTAAGATAGCTCGAGAGCTGTTCAAATTATTGCCTCATTTTAAAATTGGATTTATTACATATAAAGATATCGAAGTCGGACAATCTCCTCAAATGGTAAAGGGCAGACTCCAATTATTTCAGGAATCTATTTATTTCGATTTAGAGGATAAGAGTGTTACAGAATTTGAAGGGATCAAGGAATGGCGGCAGATCTTCAAAACAGCAGGCAAGGATCCGAACCGCTATCGCCACTCTGCTGAAGCACTGTACAGAAGAATTCAAAAACAAAATTATCTTCAGCCGGTCAACAGCTCCATCGATATTAACAATTTCTTTTCCCTGGAATACCAAATACCGATCGGTGTATATGATGCCGATAAGCTTTCAGGCCATCTGACTATCAGGTTAGGCAAAGAAGGCGAAGAATATAACGGCTTAAACGGAAGACCCAATTCGCTTGCCAATTTAATTATCAGTGAAGATGCGGAAGGGCCATTTGGCAGTCCGTTTGTGGACTCTGAAAGGACAGCTGTCACCGAACAGACTAAAAATGCCGTTCAAATT includes the following:
- a CDS encoding B3/B4 domain-containing protein produces the protein MEIKIARELFKLLPHFKIGFITYKDIEVGQSPQMVKGRLQLFQESIYFDLEDKSVTEFEGIKEWRQIFKTAGKDPNRYRHSAEALYRRIQKQNYLQPVNSSIDINNFFSLEYQIPIGVYDADKLSGHLTIRLGKEGEEYNGLNGRPNSLANLIISEDAEGPFGSPFVDSERTAVTEQTKNAVQIVYLRPSLEIEKAEKMTESLMNMYTQVHGGEGSFKVIGC